The genomic stretch ATTCAAAGTATGCCCACACTGAGTgggtgggatgtgtgtgtgtcaAGAACCTCGTTCTGGAGACTGGAGAATGCCAGTGAACGCATAAATGCCTTCTCCCACTGTCTCTGCCATCACCATCCTGAGTTAGCACTCCTGAGGCCCAGTACAAGTCCTTTCCTTTCAGGGACTTAAAACAATTGATGAATTCTCTTTGTTCTGGTGTGGGTGAGTTTTAGAATGaagtgagaaaaatgaaatttgtctAAAGACAAGGAAGTCAGTCCCTCAGGTTTAAAAGCTCATAAAATAATAAGGCAAATTCACTATAAAAGGGTTTCATTCAAAATATCATTTAAGAAACTGTGTACTGCTTTATATTCTGCTTTATACCATTTAGTAATAGGCCAGGAACATTTTTATccctaagaaaatataaatgcatgATATTATATCATATTAATGGCAAAAATTACTCAACTTACATATGGATTATTAATGTTTTTCAATAATCccaattataattttctttgaatcTAGCATGATATAATAAATTCAAATTGGCAAAATGTTTCCAGTTTGATGAATTTACAAAATACAACCTGTAGAAATTTTCAGCTCTGTTCAATTTACCTATTGGTCTATGAAGACAAACTTGCACAGAAACTCCATGCTAGTGCCCAGAAGACGTGAGGATATCCAGGGACTTCACTTCCACCAGACAGGGCTCTGGCACCATTCTCCCATCGCTCCCCAACACATCTCTTTGTCAGGAGCTTGGGAGCAATAGTTGATTATATCTCAAGGCCATGGTCTTTGGGGTAGACTGGGGACTTTATGAACATTATATTACAACATTTATCATATGGGATTTGTTTTATGAttcatttatttgtctatttgtgtGTTTCTACTGTTAGACAAAGAAACTCAAGAACAGAATTCTGTCATAGTCACCCCTATTTCCAGAAAAGCAGTGGGACACGATCTACACCAAGAAATGTGAGTGGGAAGAAGGGATGATGAAGGAATGAAAAAactaagaaggaaggaaaatggagAGGAGATTTCCAGTGGTAGCTATGTGCACACTCATCAAGCTTCCAGGTAAAACAACATTACTTGGATGTTATTTAAGTCCCAGGAAAAAGCTGGAAGCCTCCTCCTAGGCATGTGACAGGCTGGCACCCTGCCCCTGGTTGGGAAAGCAGCAGCATGCTCGGGCTGTGCATCACCAACCCAGCACAGGATAAAAGGGCTCCTGCCCTGGGCTCCTCATCCACAGCCTCCTGAGGAACAGCCTTCTCCTGCCTCCTCTGCATCCGGTGAGTGTCCATCAGTGTCAGGAAAGGACCACTAAGGTCATAGCAGAGGGAAGGGAAGCAGAAGGTCTGGAAAGGAAACAGCACAAATAGGTCCACAGAAGATAGCAGTGGGGGAAGTGAGGGTGAGGAAACAGGGACTCAGTTATCTGCAAGGGCCACAGGAGCTCGGGGTTCCCTCCAATCCTTCTGTTCATGGTCTCACATTGCACACGTTTCCTGTAAATCCTGTGGAATGCTCTTGGCAGATGGGTTCATCCCTGTGTTTCCTTTGAGATGCGAAAACTTGGATGCCCAGTTAGATCAGCAGCATTCTTCCCTGGGTGGAGAGCAAAGTGCTAGGCATTGTGCACGATCAAACTAACTGCAACTCAGTCTCTCCCTCCTGCAGCTCTTGGTTCAGGAAACAGCTGATCATAGAAGCGAGGGGTCTAGGAAACCTTGAGACAGGAGACACTGGACTGCAGGTTCTGAATTCACaagttgcttttgttttgtcCAGGGCTGCTCAACTCCTGCCGAGATGTCCTGCCAGCAGAACCCGCAGCAGTGCCAGACCCCTCCCAAGTGCCCCTCACCCAAGTGCCCCCCAAAGAGCCCAGCACAGTGTTTGCCTCCCGTCTCTTCCGGCTGTGGCCACAGCTCCGAGGGCGGCTGCTGCCTGAGCCACCACAGGCGCCGCAGATCCCACCGATGCCGGCGCCAGAGCTCCGAGGCCTGTGACAGTGGCAGTGGACAGTCCGGGGGCTCTGGCTGTAGCCACAGCTCTGGGGGCTGCTGCTGAGCTGGGAAGTGCAGCTGAGACAAGCCATTTTCAAGGAATCAAAGACCCAAAGCTCCAAGGATCACTCCCACCTGATGCCTCCTTCCCCAGATGCCCTATTCTGGCTTTCACAGGCTGAGCTGTGGGGATGTTCCCATGCAGGGTTCTGAGCACAGTGTCTTCCTGTCTGATATTCAGGATCTTCCTATTTCCCTCACCCCTGCACCTGCGGATAAGTGTCAGTGTCCATGGCTG from Choloepus didactylus isolate mChoDid1 chromosome 2, mChoDid1.pri, whole genome shotgun sequence encodes the following:
- the LOC119517606 gene encoding late cornified envelope protein 3C-like; protein product: MSCQQNPQQCQTPPKCPSPKCPPKSPAQCLPPVSSGCGHSSEGGCCLSHHRRRRSHRCRRQSSEACDSGSGQSGGSGCSHSSGGCC